From Camelus dromedarius isolate mCamDro1 chromosome 23, mCamDro1.pat, whole genome shotgun sequence, a single genomic window includes:
- the CA5A gene encoding carbonic anhydrase 5A, mitochondrial isoform X1 gives MGQAMGTVEVPPFSLSFQQDSSLLREKSCDLSVSVTAPPQANKETNTQLPLFHIAGVSGGPLENLYRLKQFHFHWGAVNERGSEHAVDGHVYPAELHLVHWNAVRYPNYQEAVTGEDGLAVLGVFLQLGARHQALQELVRVLPGIKHKDARVAVGPFQPSRLLPTCRDYWTYLGSLTTPPLSESVTWMVHRKPIEVAQDQWSGPRRGKSPDDEWPDEASASSSVHVGLDALRTLLFTALGEEEKTMVNNYRPLQPLMNRTVRSSFQATEDSAGS, from the exons ATGGGGCAGGCGATGGGGACAGTTGAGGTCCCACCTTTCAGTTTGTCATTTCAGCAGGACAGCAGTCTCTTGAGAGAGAAATCATGCGACCTCAGTGTAAGTGTCACAGCACCACCGCAGGCCAACAAAGAGACTAACACACAGCTCCCACTGTTTCACATTGCAGGAGTGAGCGGTGGCCCCCTGGAAAATCTCTACAGACTAAAGCAGTTCCACTTCCACTGGGGAGCAGTGAACGAGCGGGGCTCAGAGCACGCAGTGGACGGCCACGTGTACCCTGCCGAG CTGCATCTGGTTCACTGGAACGCGGTGCGATACCCGAACTACCAAGAAGCTGTGACGGGAGAGGACGGCCTGGCTGTGCTGGGCGTGTTTTTGCAG CTGGGGGCCCGCCACCAGGCGCTGCAGGAGCTGGTGAGAGTCTTGCCCGGCATAAAGCACAAG GACGCACGGGTGGCCGTGGGCCCCTTCCAGCCCTCCCGCCTGCTGCCCACCTGCCGGGACTACTGGACATACCTGGGCTCCCTCACCACGCCTCCGCTCTCCGAGTCGGTCACCTGGATGGTCCACAGGAAGCCCATTGAGGTGGCTCAGGACCAG TGGTCAGGACCCAGGCGTGGCAAGTCTCCCGATGATGAATGGCCGGACGAGGCGAGTGCCAGCTCTTCAGTCCATGTTGGG CTGGATGCCTTGCGCACACTCCTGTTTACTGCACTTGGTGAAGAAGAGAAGACGATGGTGAACAACTACCGCCCGCTTCAACCCCTGATGAACCGCACGGTCCGCTCGTCCTTCCAGGCCACTGAGGACAGCGCGGGATCCTAA
- the CA5A gene encoding carbonic anhydrase 5A, mitochondrial isoform X2: MGQAMGTVEVPPFSLSFQQDSSLLREKSCDLSVSVTAPPQANKETNTQLPLFHIAGVSGGPLENLYRLKQFHFHWGAVNERGSEHAVDGHVYPAELHLVHWNAVRYPNYQEAVTGEDGLAVLGVFLQDARVAVGPFQPSRLLPTCRDYWTYLGSLTTPPLSESVTWMVHRKPIEVAQDQWSGPRRGKSPDDEWPDEASASSSVHVGLDALRTLLFTALGEEEKTMVNNYRPLQPLMNRTVRSSFQATEDSAGS, from the exons ATGGGGCAGGCGATGGGGACAGTTGAGGTCCCACCTTTCAGTTTGTCATTTCAGCAGGACAGCAGTCTCTTGAGAGAGAAATCATGCGACCTCAGTGTAAGTGTCACAGCACCACCGCAGGCCAACAAAGAGACTAACACACAGCTCCCACTGTTTCACATTGCAGGAGTGAGCGGTGGCCCCCTGGAAAATCTCTACAGACTAAAGCAGTTCCACTTCCACTGGGGAGCAGTGAACGAGCGGGGCTCAGAGCACGCAGTGGACGGCCACGTGTACCCTGCCGAG CTGCATCTGGTTCACTGGAACGCGGTGCGATACCCGAACTACCAAGAAGCTGTGACGGGAGAGGACGGCCTGGCTGTGCTGGGCGTGTTTTTGCAG GACGCACGGGTGGCCGTGGGCCCCTTCCAGCCCTCCCGCCTGCTGCCCACCTGCCGGGACTACTGGACATACCTGGGCTCCCTCACCACGCCTCCGCTCTCCGAGTCGGTCACCTGGATGGTCCACAGGAAGCCCATTGAGGTGGCTCAGGACCAG TGGTCAGGACCCAGGCGTGGCAAGTCTCCCGATGATGAATGGCCGGACGAGGCGAGTGCCAGCTCTTCAGTCCATGTTGGG CTGGATGCCTTGCGCACACTCCTGTTTACTGCACTTGGTGAAGAAGAGAAGACGATGGTGAACAACTACCGCCCGCTTCAACCCCTGATGAACCGCACGGTCCGCTCGTCCTTCCAGGCCACTGAGGACAGCGCGGGATCCTAA